Proteins encoded within one genomic window of Fusarium musae strain F31 chromosome 4, whole genome shotgun sequence:
- a CDS encoding hypothetical protein (EggNog:ENOG41), with product MVTILIEPEILLSALMIIALVWGIRKCVALGTLSKSTLSQLESTPLELQFEKEALGIRTLTMQSKHSQGERNAAVKKFNSATYPSQLHDHVDEAILIGGKLPSTPIMPAGTGSSWSTLSTWECRSRHSVNSGACRKILLIIRVDDT from the exons ATGGTGACCATTTTGATCGAGCCGGAAATCCTTCTGTCCGCTCTGATGATCATTGCTCTTGTCTGGGGCATCCGGAAGTGCGTCGCCCTTGGTACGTTGAGCAAGTCGACCCTATCGCAGCTCGAGTCAACCCCCCTCGAGCTGCAGTTCGAAAAGG AGGCACTGGGTATCCGCACCCTCACCATGCAGAGCAAGCACTCGCAGGGTGAGCGGAATGCGGCAGTGAAGAAATTCAACTCGGCCACGTACCCCAGTCAGCTGCATGATCACGTCGATGAAGCTATCCTGATTGGGGGTAAACTCCCATCAACTCCCATCATGCCTGCTGGGACGGGGTCATCATGGAGTACTCTGTCAACATGGGAATGCAGATCCAGGCACTCGGTCAACTCTGGCGCATGCAGGAAGATCTTATTGATTATCCGCGTGGACGACACTTGA